The Dendropsophus ebraccatus isolate aDenEbr1 chromosome 3, aDenEbr1.pat, whole genome shotgun sequence genome includes a region encoding these proteins:
- the ULK1 gene encoding serine/threonine-protein kinase ULK1 codes for MESVGKFEFSRKDLIGHGAFAVVFKGRHKEKQDLEVAVKCINKKNLAKSQTLLGKEIKILKELKHENIVALYDFQEVANSVYLVMEYCNGGDLADYLHTMRTLSEDTIRLFLQQIAGAMKMLHSKGIIHRDLKPQNILLSCKGGRRSNPNNIHIKIADFGFARYLQNNMMAATLCGSPMYMAPEVIMSQHYDAKADLWSIGTIIYQCLTGKAPFQASSPQDLRLFYEKHKTLIPNIPRETSCHLKQLLLGLLQRNQKDRMDFDEFFHHPFLDAGSSMKKSAPVPMPSYPSSGSGSSCSSSSTSHLASPPQSLGEMQQLQEKTLVSPIPDSPGFLQGSKESAESSSKNSSCDTDDFVMVPAQFPSSQGDIAEATTSKPIQDTLMYSGSLLTSAGLESRARTPSPTLPYSCSPSPSRLSQASVSRYGQSVPIPVPTQIDNYRRIEQNLQSPNQYTPQRSGVVRKSSSASPLHFIKAGTSPPYPGEIASAPTPRRLSFGGAKPYIPSPQVGTIPEQPLQAISRSPGGAEPRNRSPEYGIPVPAQSSCRMGSRLNSAPNLSDLQPSKQKIKKQLSDPIIPRDVFTKPSPPQPIHGLQSTRPLRSSPKFSEFMHRSPLPTILGSPTKSVSPFEFPRGTNSQNLLTLLTHQGVIVPPTRNRTLPDLKNVGQYQCQQAGIGMRPMEEMKGPIGRSLSTGRLTDLLLKAAFGTQAPDVGSTDSLNAEKPMEITAPLVGYGGNLQCGAQGSVSPAPVIFTVGSPPDGMTPPQTTRTRLFSVGSSSSQSSAGSYTGRHLVVGAGGETFEAPSSLRYAFPDTGMANAEGVVMFEVPELPEETLMEQEHTDTLRSLRFTLAFAHSVMEIASLKGGSVDTSASVTSEYQMQESVVADQISLLSREWSYAEQLVLYLKAAELLSNGLQTAMEQVKNGKLCLSSTVKQVVKKLNDLYKSCVSSCHCLNMRLQRFFADKQKLMDRINSITAEKLIFSYTVQMVQSAALDEMFHHREDCVQRYHKALLLMDGLLNFMTDQSDIENISKCKLCIERRLFALQGSICA; via the exons CAATGCGGACCCTGAGCGAGGACACCATCCGACTATTCCTCCAGCAGATTGCTGGTGCCATGAAGATGTTACACAGTAAAGGCATTATCCACCGGGATCTGAAACCCCAGAACATTCTCCTGTCCTGCAAAGGCGGCCGCAGGTCCAATCCCAACAACATCCACATTAAGATAG CTGATTTTGGGTTTGCAAGATATCTGCAGAACAACATGATGGCAGCGACTTTGTGTGGATCGCCCATGTATATG GCACCTGAGGTTATTATGTCTCAGCACTATGATGCCAAAGCTGATCTGTGGAGCATCGGCACCATCATCTACCAGTGCCTGACTGGCAAGGCTCCATTCCAG GCCAGCAGCCCTCAGGACCTTCGTCTCTTCTATGAGAAACACAAGACCCTCATACCCAA CATCCCTCGAGAAACCTCCTGTCATCTAAAGCAGCTTCTTTTGGGGCTTTTACAGAGGAACCAGAAGGACCGCATGGACTTCG ATGAATTCTTTCATCATCCGTTTTTGGATGCAGGCTCCTCCATGAAGAAAT CTGCCCCTGTGCCAATGCCATCATATCCCAGCTCCGGCTCAGGAAGTTCTTGTAGCAGTTCTTCCACGTCACATTTGGCATCTCCACCT CAATCCCTTGGCGAAATGCAGCAACTGCAAGAGAAAACCTTGGTCTCGCCCATCCCCGATTCTCCGGGATTTCTTCAAGGTTCAAAGGAATCGGCAGAGAGCAGCAGTAAGAACTCCTCCTGCGACACTGATGATTTTGTTATGGTGCCGGCACAGTTTCCAAGTTCCCAAG GTGATATTGCAGAAGCTACCACAAGCAAGCCCATCCAAGATACTTTAATGTATAGTGG TTCTTTGCTGACATCGGCTGGTCTGGAGAGCCGGGCCCGGACCCCCTCACCGACGCTTCCATATAGCTGTTCCCCCAGTCCATCCAG ACTGTCCCAGGCGTCGGTCAGCAGATACGGTCAGTCTGTGCCCATTCCAGTCCCGACTCAAATTGACAATTATCGGCGGATTGAGCAGAATTTGCAGTCCCCCAATCAGTACACACCACAGAG GTCTGGTGTGGTGCGGAAGTCCAGCAGTGCCAGCCCCCTACATTTCATTAAAGCTGGAACATCCCCTCCTTACCCTGGGGAAATCGCCTCTGCCCCAACACCAAGGAGGCTTTCATTCGGAGGAGCAAAACCATACATTCCCTCTCCACAAG TGGGCACCATTCCAGAGCAGCCCCTGCAGGCCATCAGCAGAAGCCCTGGAGGTGCAGAGCCCAGAAATAGGAGTCCCGAGTATG GTATTCCTGTGCCGGCTCAGAGTTCATGTAGAATGGGATCTCGTCTGAACAGTGCTCCGAACTTGTCCGATCTGCAACCAAGCAAACAAAAGATTAAGAAACAGCTATCAGATCCCATAATACCTAGAGATGTCTTTACAAAGCCAAGCCCCCCGCAGCCCATCCACGGCCTACAGTCCACCCGACCTCTCAGGTCATCGCCCAAGTTTTCTGAGTTTATGCATAGGAGCCCCCTACCAACTATACTGGGCTCACCCACAAAG AGTGTATCCCCTTTTGAGTTTCCCAGGGGAACCAATTCTCAGAACCTGCTGACTCTTCTCACTCACCAAGGAGTCATAGTCCCCCCAACCCGAAACAGGACCCTCCCTGACCTGAAGAATGTCGGACAGTATCAATGCCAGCAGGCGGGCATAGGGATGCGCCCTATGGAGGAAATGAAGGGGCCTATTGGCAG GTCTCTCAGCACTGGCAGACTCACTGATCTCCTGCTGAAAGCAGCATTTGGGACACAAGCTCCTGACGTTGGCAGTACAGATAGCCTCAACGCTGAGAAACCAATGGAGATTACAG CTCCCTTAGTCGGTTATGGAGGGAACCTGCAGTGTGGGGCCCAAGGCTCTGTCAGTCCGGCTCCGGTCATTTTCACGGTGGGTTCTCCCCCTGATGGGATGACCCCTCCTCAGACAACACGCACGCGACTCTTCTCAG TTGGATCATCGAGCTCTCAGAGCTCAGCCGGCTCATACACTGGAAGACATCTTGTGGTTGGCGCAGGTGGTGAAACATTTGAAGCTCCCTCAAGCCTTAGATACGCATTCCCTGACACTGGGATGGCTAATGCTGAAGGCGTTGTAATGTTTGAAGTGCCTGAGCTTCCTGAGGAGACTCTGATGGAG CAAGAGCATACAGACACACTCCGCAGCCTGCGATTCACGCTTGCCTTTGCCCATTCTGTTATGGAAATCGCCAGTCTTAAAGGGGGCTCTGTGGACACCAGTGCTTCTGTGACATCCGAGTACCAAATGCAAGAGAGCGTTGTGGCGGATCAGATCAGCCTCCTGAGCCGGGAATGGAG TTATGCAGAACAGCTGGTCCTCTATCTCAAAGCAGCAGAACTTCTCTCCAATGGGCTGCAGACCGCCATGGAGCAGGTGAAGAATGGGAAACTGTGTCTATCCTCTACAGTTAAACAAG TGGTGAAGAAGCTGAATGATCTGTACAAATCTTGTGTGTCTTCCTGCCATTGCCTGAACATGCGGCTTCAAAGGTTTTTTGCGGACAAACAGAAGCTTATGGACCGGATCAACAGCATCACAGCAGAAAAGCTGATCTTCAGCTATACTGTCCAGATG GTCCAGTCTGCAGCTCTGGATGAAATGTTTCACCATCGAGAAGACTGTGTGCAGAGATATCACAAGGCTCTGCTCTTGATGGATGGATTGCTGAACTTCATGACCGACCAGTCAGATATAGAGAACATCAGCAAAT GTAAACTTTGTATAGAGCGACGACTGTTTGCACTTCAAGGCAGCATCTGTGCATGA